One Natronorubrum halophilum genomic window, TCTCGGCGACTGCCTCGTATGCGGCCGTGACGACGCCCTCGACGACGTCCATCGCGTCGCTTTCGTCGCAGAACGCGCCCTCGAAGTCGATCGAGGTCGCTTCGTTGAGGTGTCGCGGCGTGTTGTGCTCTTCGGCGCGGAAGATCGGTCCGATCTCGAAGACGCGCTCGACGTTCGAGCCGGCGATCAGCTGCTTGAACAGCTGTGGCGACTGGTTCATGAAGGCCTCCTCGCCGAAGTACGTGATCGGGAAGAGTTCGGTGCCGCCCTCGGTCCCCGTGGCGACGATCTTCGGCGTGTTGATCTCCGTGCAGTCGAACGCGCGGAACTGCTCGCGGACGGCGCGGAGGATCTCGGCGCGAATCTCGAAGACCGCCTGAACCTCCTCCTTGCGGAGGTCGAGCGTGCGGTTGTCGAGTCGCGTCGAAAGCTCGGCGTCGACCTTGCCCGAGGGATCGAGGGGGAGTTCGGGATCGGCTGGCGCGACGACCTCGAGCGAGTCGGGCGTGATCTCGACGCCCGTCGGCGCGCGCGGTTCCTCTTCGACTGTGCCGGAGACCTTGATAACGCTCTCTCGAGAGACGTCGAGGCCGGTTTCGACGAGGTCGTCGTCCATCTCGTCTTTCTCGAATTTGATCTGGATCTTGCCCGAGCTGTCTCGGAGGATCAGGAAAGCGATGCCGCCGAGGTCGCGAGTTTCGTGAACCCAGCCGGCGACCGTCGCGTCGTCGCCCGGCTCGGCGTCGGCAGTATGAATTCTGTTCTGCATACCACCCGGTTCACGCACGCGGAACTTAAGCGCAATCTTTCGCGGCCGGGAGCAATCACGGTGGTCAGTAGGGTGTTACCGAGGCGCGTGTCCGTTGAAATTCATCGATGTTTCTGGTGACAACGGATTTGTTCGCCTCGACTGCTGTCGCCGCGATCATCACATCGATAGCGCCGATCTGTGCACCTTGTTTTCGGAGGAGATGCTGCTCTGCCATCGCTCGTTGCGACTCCGCGAGTCCATACGGAAGGACGTCTACTCGCTGAACGATCGTCTCGAACCGTTCTCGATCGCCGTCCGACAGTCCGAACCCCACTTCTGAAACGGAGAGCGTAGAAATCGATGCTTCGCGCCAGCCGAACTCGTCTAGTTTCGCGATTGCAGCAGCGTCTTCTGCGAAGAGGTCAATAAGGAAACAGCTGTCCAGTAAAACCATTTACCGGTCCTCGCTGGATCGTTCGGTTTCATTGAACCGGTCGTCCACATCTGCACGAAACTTATCCGACCGGTTCCGAACAGTTTCGAGTTCGTCTTCGTCGACGAGCCCAATCAACTCTCGAAGCGGGTTCGTGTCGTCTTCGGCGAGCAGGCGGTCGATTGCATCACTAAAGCTTTCGTCGTCCCGTTTTTTCCTGCTGAGCCGCCGATACGTTTCGTCCTTGATGCTCACCGTCTTGCTCCCCATCTGTGTATCTACATTATTCATCCTGTGTATATGTGTTTTTCGCACGTTGCCACCGCGACGAGTTTTAGGCCTTCGGCCCAACGATCCGATATGGACGGTCTCGAGCGACTCGCCGACGATATCTGCAGTGCAGCGACCGCCGTCGCCTTCACTGGCGCGGGGATCTCGGCCCCCTCCGGCGTCCCGACGTTCCGCGGCGACGACGGCGTCTGGGACAAGTTCGACGAAGGACAGTTCACGTACGGCCGGTTCCGGAGCGACCCCGAGGGGTTCTGGGAGGACCGGGTCGACCTCCAGCGGGAGATGTTCGACGAGGCGTACGAACCCAACGCGGCCCACGAAGCCCTGGCCGCGATGGGTCGGGGTGGCGATCTCGAGGCGATTCTCACGCAAAACACGGACGGGTTGCACGGGGACGCCCTCGAGTCAGTACTCGCCGGGTCCGCTACCGAAGAGACGAACGAACCGACGATCCTCGAACTCCACGGCACCTCCCGGCGAGTACGGTGTACCGACTGCGGGAAGCGAACCGCCGCCGATCCGATCTTCGAGCGCGCCGCCGACGGCGAACGGCCGCCGACCTGCGACTGCGGCGGCGTCTACAAACCCGACGTCGTCCTCTTCGGCGAGCAGTTGCCCGAGGCGGTCGTCCAGCGCGCCCGTTCGCTCGCCCGCGAGAGCGACGTCTTCCTCGCGATCGGCTCCTCGCTGGTGGTCGAACCCGCCGCGTCGCTGCCCCGACTCGCCGCCTCGTCGGGGTCGACCGTCGGAATCGTCAACCTCGAGTCAACGCCGGTCGACAGTGACGCCGACGTGGTCCTGCGTGAGGACGTCACCGAAGTGCTGCCGCGGATTCGCGACCTCGTCGAAACGTAGTATCGCTTTTCAGGCTTCGTTCGCCGCCTCGACCGTCTCGCGGACGGCGTCGACCCCCTCGTCGTGGGCGAGGTCGCCGACGACGACGACGTCGGCGTGTCGGGCCATCGTCGCGGCCGAGTCGTAGTCGTGGATGCCGCCGCCGTAGAATAGCGTCGACTCGTCGGTGGCGTCGCTCGCCGCCGCGACGACGTCCTCGTCGCCGAACGTTCCGGAGTACTCGAGGTAGACGATCTCCTGGCCGAACATTCGTTCGGCGACCTCGGCGTAGGCGGCGACGTCGTCCGCGTCGAGGTCGCAGTCGGCCTCGGTGTACGTCGCGACGTCCGCGTCGGGGTTCATCACGATGTAGGCTTCCGTCCAGGTGCGGTCCCAGTCCATATCGCCGTCGAGTCGAACCCACTCCTTGTGCGCGCCCGTGATCCAGAACGGCGAGCCGGCGTTGAAGACGGTGGGAATGAGATACCCCTCGAGCGCTCGGTTATCGATGACGACGTCGGGACTCGAGGGCTCCTGATAGAGCGGCACGTCGTGTTCGGCGCAGGCGTCGACGACGGCGGCCATCTTCTCCTCGGTGATGCCCATCGTGCCGCCGACCTCGATCGCATCGGTGCCGGTCGCACAGAGATCGCCGTACGTGACGCCCTCGGGAAGCTCCTTGTCGGGATCGATTTTGAGAACGTGGTTCCAATCGTCCCAGGGGCAAGTAGTCATACCCCGTCGTTTCCCGACAACCGGCAAAAACGCTACGAAAGCGACGGCTATCCGGAAACGCGCTTGATTGGCCGGACACGACCCACAGCGTCCGGCTTCAGTTCAGGCGGTTCGCTCCTGAACGCGCTCGGAGACCGCGAGGAGGTCCTGGATCGACTCGAGTGCAGCGTCGACCGCCGCGTCCACGTCCGCGCCGCCGGAGTCCACCGCTGGCAGCGACTGGCGAAGGACGAGCGTCTCGCCGGACTCGAGGAACGACGTCGACGGCGGGATCACGGACACGTACCGAGCGGCGAACGCTTGGAGGTGCGGTGCGGCGCCCGGAATCGACAGATCGACGGTACCCGCGTCCAACTCGTGGACGAGTCGGTGATTCGGTGCGAGCGAGGCCGCCTCGAGTTCGACCGTGGTTCCGGTGTCGCCGCCCGATGCGGTCGGCGGGCGTTCGAGACTGAGTTCGATATCCGGGTTTCGCTCCGCGACCGCCGACCGATACTCTCGGACGAGCGCGTCGTCCTGGCGGCGGCCGCCGTCGAGAACGGCTTCGATCAGCGCCGTGTGGAAGTCTCCGCGGTCGGTTTCTCGAGCAGCAAATCGGTCTCGGATCGACTCGAGGGCGACCGTCGCGTCAACCGGCGATGTGCCGTCGGCATCTCGGCGTTCGATCAACGCCGCGGGCGCGAGTAGAACCGTCCGGACGTCGTCCCAGTCCTCGCCAAGGGCGCGTTCCCGGCGGGTTCGAGAGCCCTCGCGGCGGTCGCCCGGGCGAGATCGCGGATCGTCGGCCTCGAGAACCGCCGTGACGGCGACGAGAAGCCGTTCACCGTCGATCTCGAGCCCGCACTCGACGCCGGGTTGATCGGAGTCACCCGTCTCGCTACCGAGCGAGTCTCGAGTGCGAATCAGCGGCGCGGATTCGGTTTCGAGTGCCAACGCCTCGCACAGCCACGAGCGAAACGTCGACGAGACCGTCAGCTCCTCGAGGACGAGCAGTTCGATATCTCGAGGGCGGACCGAGTCGAATCGGACGGAGACCGAGGACATAGTTCGGTGCTGGCGGGCCGATCACAAGAGCGTTTTCTGTCGTAATTCTGTGAGCAGTATCGGACGAGTAGGTAACGAAGCGACGACTAATCTATCCGGGGATATCAGAAGCTGCGTGCTACATCCAGAGGATGTAGTCAGCCAACCCACCGCTCTTTGTTTCGCAGTTGAGGGGTTGAAAGAGTACCGGTCACAAACCAAGAGGGACTCGAGACGCGCTAAGAAGCGATCCGAGAAGCAAAACGACCTCCCGACAGAAAGAAACCAATTCGTCAGCTCAGACGTAGTCGAACCACTCGTCGTACTCGTCGGTTCTGCGCTCGACGACGTCGAAGAATTTCTGCTGAACGTCCTCGGTGACGGGACCTCGGGAGCCGTCGCCGATGACCACGTTGTCGACCTTCCGGATCGGCGTGACCTCAGCCGCGGAGCCGGTGAAGAACAACTCGT contains:
- the aspS gene encoding aspartate--tRNA(Asn) ligase, whose product is MQNRIHTADAEPGDDATVAGWVHETRDLGGIAFLILRDSSGKIQIKFEKDEMDDDLVETGLDVSRESVIKVSGTVEEEPRAPTGVEITPDSLEVVAPADPELPLDPSGKVDAELSTRLDNRTLDLRKEEVQAVFEIRAEILRAVREQFRAFDCTEINTPKIVATGTEGGTELFPITYFGEEAFMNQSPQLFKQLIAGSNVERVFEIGPIFRAEEHNTPRHLNEATSIDFEGAFCDESDAMDVVEGVVTAAYEAVAENCSDELETLGLEEEFGLPDEAFPRISYEDALERINATGELDEQLVWGDDLSTEAEKALGQDVGGHYFITDWPSEIKPFYIKDHDDDEQLSTGFDLMHPRMELVSGGQREHRHEKLIEGFEQQGLDPDQFEYYTKMFKYGMPPHAGFGLGGERLVMTILGLDNIREAVLFPRDRQRLSP
- a CDS encoding type II toxin-antitoxin system VapC family toxin, which gives rise to MVLLDSCFLIDLFAEDAAAIAKLDEFGWREASISTLSVSEVGFGLSDGDRERFETIVQRVDVLPYGLAESQRAMAEQHLLRKQGAQIGAIDVMIAATAVEANKSVVTRNIDEFQRTRASVTPY
- a CDS encoding antitoxin VapB family protein, which translates into the protein MRKTHIHRMNNVDTQMGSKTVSIKDETYRRLSRKKRDDESFSDAIDRLLAEDDTNPLRELIGLVDEDELETVRNRSDKFRADVDDRFNETERSSEDR
- a CDS encoding SIR2 family NAD-dependent protein deacylase encodes the protein MDGLERLADDICSAATAVAFTGAGISAPSGVPTFRGDDGVWDKFDEGQFTYGRFRSDPEGFWEDRVDLQREMFDEAYEPNAAHEALAAMGRGGDLEAILTQNTDGLHGDALESVLAGSATEETNEPTILELHGTSRRVRCTDCGKRTAADPIFERAADGERPPTCDCGGVYKPDVVLFGEQLPEAVVQRARSLARESDVFLAIGSSLVVEPAASLPRLAASSGSTVGIVNLESTPVDSDADVVLREDVTEVLPRIRDLVET
- a CDS encoding phosphoglycerol geranylgeranyltransferase, which codes for MTTCPWDDWNHVLKIDPDKELPEGVTYGDLCATGTDAIEVGGTMGITEEKMAAVVDACAEHDVPLYQEPSSPDVVIDNRALEGYLIPTVFNAGSPFWITGAHKEWVRLDGDMDWDRTWTEAYIVMNPDADVATYTEADCDLDADDVAAYAEVAERMFGQEIVYLEYSGTFGDEDVVAAASDATDESTLFYGGGIHDYDSAATMARHADVVVVGDLAHDEGVDAVRETVEAANEA